In a genomic window of Oncorhynchus kisutch isolate 150728-3 linkage group LG9, Okis_V2, whole genome shotgun sequence:
- the cnpy4 gene encoding protein canopy 4 translates to MELFLLCLFWVCSFAISAEDERLPNRCEVCKFLTVELQAALEKTGRSKEVLELGAVLDTGKRRRKIKYNTSETRLTEAVDNICEGILQYSVHAERPGSLRYAKGTSQTMATLKNLVHKGVKVELGLPYELWDEPSVEVSDMKKQCETMLEQYEEVVEDWYFHHQEERLERFLCETHILKTSEQECLQEVWKGDMGKKGSKVEVASEEEGGGKTHDAGEL, encoded by the exons ATGGAACTTTTCCTCTTGTGCCTTTTTTGGGTGTGCAGCTTCGCTATATCAGCCGAGGACGAAAGACTGCCCAATCGATGCGAAG TGTGTAAGTTCCTGACGGTGGAGCTCCAAGCAGCCTTGGAGAAGACGGGTCGGTCCAAGGAGGTTCTGGAGCTAGGAGCAGTGCTGGACACGGGTAAACGCAGACGCAAGATCAAATACAATACCTC TGAGACCCGTCTGACGGAGGCAGTGGATAACATCTGTGAGGGGATCCTACAGTACAGTGTCCATGCTGAGAGACCTGGCAGCCTCCGATACGCCAAG ggtACCAGTCAGACCATGGCCACCCTGAAGAACTTGGTCCATAAGGGGGTGAAGGTGGAGTTGGGTCTGCCCTATGAACTCTGGGACGAACCCTCAGTGGAGGTGTCCGACATGAAGAAACAG TGTGAGACGATGCTAGAGCAGTATGAGGAGGTTGTGGAGGACTGGTACTTCCACCATCAGGAGGAGAGGCTGGAGCGCTTCCTGTGTGAGACACACATTCTCAAGACCTCCGAGCaag aatGTCTACAGGAGGTTTGGAAGGGTGACATGGGAAAGAAGGGATCCAAAGTGGAGGTAGCAAgcgaagaagagggaggagggaagactCACGATGCAGGAGAACTGTGA